The genomic interval ATCCGGTGGCCCTGTTTCGGATCGAGGCCGGTGGTCTCGGTGTCGAGCACGATCTCGCGCATGACTTCCCCCGCTGATCTCAAACGTCCAGATCACGCCAGACGTCGATCTTCTGACCCTCTCGCTGGCGGAGTTTAGCGAGAATGTTGTCCAGTTGGGCGCGGCTCTCGGGAATGGTGCCGCTTGTGTCCACAACGAAATCGGCACGAGCACGCTTTTCGGCGTCCGGCATCTGCCGGCTGAGCAGGTCGTCAATCTTCTCCGGCGTCATGCCCTTACGCGCTGCCAGACGCTGGCGCTGCACTTCCTCGGGCGCACTGACCACGATCACCGCGTCGCACAGCTTGTCCGCGCCCGATTCGAACAACAGAGGAATGTCGAGGATAACCAGCTCCGCGCCGCGCATCTCCTCGGCAAGCACGAAGTCGCGCTGCTTGCGCCGCACCATGGGGTGAACGATCGCTTCCAGACGCGCCAAGGCTTCGGGATCCCCGGCAATCGCCTCAGCCAGCTTCTTGCGGTCGACCCGACCGCCCTGTGCCACGCCCGGAAACGCCTGCTCGATTTCTTCCACCGCCTCGCCCTCGTAAAGCGCGTGGACCGCCGCATCGGAATCGAAAACCGGAATACCCAGATTTTTCAAGTGGTTGGCGGCGGTGGACTTACCCATCGCCATCGAGCCGGTGAGGCCGACGATCATCATGATGCGGCCTTGTCCTGCTCGATGTCGGCGACGATGCGCGCGCGTAGTTCGGGTGTCACCTCGGGGCGCACGCCGAACCAGCGGGCGAAGCCGGGAACGGCCTGGTGCAGAAGCATCCCCAAGCCGTCGACAGTGCGCAGGCCGCGCGCCTTCGCCGCGCGCAGCAGCGGCGTTTGCAGGGGAACATAAACGATGTCGGTGACGACAGCATCACTCGGGAGCGCAGCAAGGTCGATTTCCAGCGCAGGGGAACCTTCCATGCCGAGCGAGGTCGTGTTCACGAGCAAGGCGCACCCATCGAGCATGGCGTCACGCTCCGCCCAGGCGATCGCTCTGACTGCCGGGCCGAAGGCTTCGGCCAGTCCCTGCGCCTTGGCGAAAGTTCGGTTGGCGAGCCGGATTTCGGAAAAGCCCCGATCGATCAGCCCTT from Dichotomicrobium thermohalophilum carries:
- the coaE gene encoding dephospho-CoA kinase (Dephospho-CoA kinase (CoaE) performs the final step in coenzyme A biosynthesis.); translation: MMIVGLTGSMAMGKSTAANHLKNLGIPVFDSDAAVHALYEGEAVEEIEQAFPGVAQGGRVDRKKLAEAIAGDPEALARLEAIVHPMVRRKQRDFVLAEEMRGAELVILDIPLLFESGADKLCDAVIVVSAPEEVQRQRLAARKGMTPEKIDDLLSRQMPDAEKRARADFVVDTSGTIPESRAQLDNILAKLRQREGQKIDVWRDLDV
- a CDS encoding shikimate dehydrogenase, giving the protein MPEAQDSGPQACVIGWPVAHSRSPLIHGYWLEKYDLPGRYDKQAVPPEDFPEFLDRFAESGLIGANVTVPHKELAYELVDRREPAAEAVQAVNTIWLDDGQLVGDNTDVYGFLANLDEGAPGWDGGSRAAVIGAGGAARAVLKGLIDRGFSEIRLANRTFAKAQGLAEAFGPAVRAIAWAERDAMLDGCALLVNTTSLGMEGSPALEIDLAALPSDAVVTDIVYVPLQTPLLRAAKARGLRTVDGLGMLLHQAVPGFARWFGVRPEVTPELRARIVADIEQDKAAS